In Blautia sp. SC05B48, a single genomic region encodes these proteins:
- a CDS encoding CapA family protein codes for MFLAAGGILIILILVIIFSARACISSRKAAEAAALQKAQEEEAAKKAKEEAAAVKDPVSLTLSVVGDCTLGTDETFDYDTSLNAYYDNNGKDYFFKNVKSIFEADDLTIANFEGTLTDSDAREDKTFAFKAPAEYAQILTSGSVEAVNTANNHSHDYGEQSYTDTLTALDNANITHFGYDDTAVMDIKGVKVGLVGIYELNDHLGREQQLKDNIAKVKTDGAELIVVIFHWGNETETVPDTNQMTLGRLAIDEGADLVCGHHPHVLQGIETYKGKNIVYSLGNFCFGGNSSPSDMDTMIFQQTFTITSEGVQADNVTNIIPCSISSADGYNNYQPTPASGDEASRIKSKIEERSAAIPAADSSSATSEGSDSEE; via the coding sequence ATGTTTCTTGCAGCTGGCGGGATCCTGATCATACTTATTCTTGTGATCATTTTTTCCGCACGTGCATGCATTTCTTCCCGTAAAGCTGCAGAAGCCGCCGCACTGCAGAAGGCACAGGAAGAGGAGGCCGCAAAAAAGGCAAAAGAAGAAGCTGCTGCTGTGAAAGATCCCGTTTCACTGACGCTCAGTGTAGTCGGTGACTGCACGTTGGGTACCGATGAGACCTTTGATTATGACACAAGTCTGAACGCATACTACGACAACAACGGCAAAGATTATTTCTTTAAAAATGTAAAAAGCATCTTTGAGGCAGATGACCTGACAATTGCCAATTTTGAAGGAACCCTCACCGATTCCGATGCCAGAGAAGATAAAACCTTTGCATTTAAAGCGCCTGCCGAATATGCTCAGATACTCACCAGCGGTTCCGTTGAAGCCGTAAACACCGCAAACAATCACAGCCATGATTACGGAGAGCAAAGCTACACGGATACTCTGACTGCTCTGGACAATGCAAACATTACACACTTCGGTTATGATGATACTGCAGTTATGGATATCAAAGGGGTCAAAGTTGGTCTTGTCGGAATTTATGAGCTGAACGACCACCTTGGACGTGAACAGCAGCTGAAAGATAACATCGCAAAGGTCAAAACAGATGGAGCAGAACTCATTGTTGTGATCTTCCACTGGGGCAATGAGACCGAAACAGTTCCTGATACCAATCAGATGACACTTGGCCGCCTTGCTATCGATGAAGGTGCAGATCTGGTATGCGGCCATCATCCGCATGTACTCCAGGGAATCGAAACCTATAAAGGAAAAAACATCGTCTACAGTCTTGGTAATTTCTGCTTTGGAGGAAACAGCTCTCCAAGTGATATGGACACCATGATCTTCCAGCAGACCTTCACTATCACCTCAGAAGGCGTACAGGCTGATAACGTGACCAATATCATTCCCTGCTCTATTTCTTCCGCAGATGGCTACAACAACTACCAGCCAACTCCTGCATCCGGAGATGAGGCATCCAGGATCAAATCCAAGATAGAGGAACGCAGTGCTGCAATTCCGGCCGCGGATTCTTCATCCGCTACATCGGAAGGCTCTGACAGTGAAGAATAA
- the ffh gene encoding signal recognition particle protein, with amino-acid sequence MAFESLTDKLQNVFKKLKGKGRLTEADVKVALKEVKMALLEADVNFKVVKQFTKSVQEKAIGQDVMNGLNPGQMVIKIVNDELVNLMGSETTELPIKPGMDLTVLMMVGLQGAGKTTTVAKLAGKLKSKGKRPLLVACDVYRPAAITQLQVNGEKQGVEVFSMGDKQNPVDIAKAAIEHAKSNQQNVVLIDTAGRLHIDEDMMQELENIKANVNVDATVLVVDAMTGQDAVNVAQNFSDKVGIDGVILTKMDGDTRGGAALSIKAVTGKPIFYVGMGEKLSDLEQFYPERMASRILGMGDVMSLIEKVEASVDQEQAQEMQKKLKKMDFDFNDYLTSMEQMNKMGGISSILNMLPGMGGKMKDIEGMIDEKAMDRTKSIILSMTPQERSNPNILNISRKNRIARGAGVDITEVNRLVKQFEQSKKMMKQMPGLTGGKMNMGKRGGFKLPF; translated from the coding sequence TGGCGCTTCTGGAGGCGGATGTTAACTTTAAGGTCGTTAAGCAGTTTACAAAATCCGTTCAGGAAAAGGCTATCGGACAGGATGTTATGAATGGTCTGAATCCGGGACAGATGGTGATCAAGATCGTAAATGATGAGCTGGTCAACCTGATGGGAAGTGAGACAACAGAGCTTCCGATCAAACCGGGAATGGATCTTACCGTTCTTATGATGGTTGGTCTTCAGGGTGCAGGTAAGACAACGACGGTTGCCAAGCTGGCAGGCAAACTGAAATCCAAGGGAAAGAGACCACTGCTTGTGGCCTGTGATGTTTACCGTCCGGCAGCGATCACACAGCTGCAGGTAAACGGTGAGAAACAGGGCGTCGAGGTCTTTTCCATGGGAGATAAGCAGAATCCCGTGGATATTGCAAAAGCAGCTATCGAGCATGCGAAATCCAATCAGCAGAATGTTGTGCTCATCGATACGGCAGGACGTCTTCACATTGATGAGGATATGATGCAGGAGCTTGAGAATATCAAAGCGAATGTGAATGTAGATGCTACAGTGCTTGTAGTTGATGCCATGACAGGACAGGATGCGGTAAATGTGGCGCAGAATTTTTCTGATAAAGTTGGCATTGACGGTGTGATCCTGACTAAGATGGACGGTGATACACGAGGCGGCGCTGCGCTTTCCATTAAAGCCGTGACCGGCAAACCAATCTTCTATGTTGGTATGGGAGAGAAGCTTTCAGATCTGGAACAGTTCTATCCGGAGCGTATGGCTTCCAGAATCCTTGGAATGGGCGATGTAATGAGTCTGATCGAAAAGGTGGAAGCATCTGTGGATCAGGAACAGGCTCAGGAGATGCAGAAGAAGCTGAAAAAAATGGACTTCGACTTCAATGATTATCTTACCAGCATGGAGCAGATGAACAAGATGGGTGGTATTTCCAGTATCCTGAATATGCTTCCCGGAATGGGTGGCAAGATGAAGGACATCGAGGGTATGATCGATGAGAAGGCTATGGACCGTACCAAGTCTATCATTCTTTCCATGACACCTCAGGAGAGAAGTAACCCAAACATTCTGAACATTTCACGCAAGAACCGCATCGCCAGAGGTGCCGGAGTGGATATTACAGAAGTAAATCGTCTTGTGAAGCAGTTTGAGCAGAGCAAGAAGATGATGAAACAGATGCCGGGATTAACAGGCGGCAAGATGAACATGGGAAAAAGAGGCGGCTTTAAGCTTCCCTTTTAA
- the queA gene encoding tRNA preQ1(34) S-adenosylmethionine ribosyltransferase-isomerase QueA translates to MKTSDFYYDLPQELIAQDPLEDRSSSRLMHLSLKDGSIEHRHFTDILDYLHKGDCLVINDTKVIPARLYGHKEETGALIEILLLKRRENDIWECLVKPGKKARPGAKITFGDGILKGEIIDIVDEGNRLIQFHYEGIFEEILDQLGEMPLPPYITHKLKDKNRYQTVYAKNEGSAAAPTAGLHFTPELLEKVKEKGVNIAHVTLHVGLGTFRPVKVDDVEKHHMHSEFYIVEEDQAKLINDTKKNGGRVISVGTTSCRTLESATGEDGIVKAGSGWTEIFIYPGYKFKAIDGLITNFHLPESTLLMLVSALAGKEHIMAAYEEAVKERYRFFSFGDAMMIE, encoded by the coding sequence ATGAAAACATCAGATTTTTATTATGATCTGCCGCAGGAACTGATCGCTCAGGATCCGCTGGAGGACAGAAGCTCTTCCAGACTGATGCATCTGTCCCTGAAAGATGGAAGTATTGAACATCGTCATTTTACCGATATACTGGATTACCTGCATAAGGGAGACTGCCTTGTGATCAATGATACCAAGGTTATCCCGGCACGTCTTTATGGTCACAAGGAAGAAACTGGAGCACTGATCGAGATCCTGCTTCTGAAACGCCGCGAAAATGATATCTGGGAGTGTCTTGTAAAGCCGGGAAAAAAAGCACGTCCCGGTGCAAAGATCACTTTTGGTGACGGTATCCTGAAGGGTGAGATCATTGATATTGTAGATGAGGGAAACCGCTTGATCCAGTTCCATTATGAGGGGATTTTCGAAGAAATCCTGGATCAGTTGGGAGAAATGCCGCTGCCGCCGTATATTACCCACAAGCTGAAGGATAAGAACCGTTATCAGACTGTATATGCAAAGAATGAGGGATCTGCTGCCGCACCTACCGCAGGACTTCACTTCACGCCGGAGCTTCTTGAGAAGGTAAAGGAGAAGGGTGTGAATATTGCACATGTAACTTTACATGTAGGTCTCGGAACCTTCCGCCCGGTAAAGGTAGATGATGTAGAAAAGCACCACATGCACTCGGAGTTTTATATTGTGGAAGAAGATCAGGCAAAATTGATCAATGACACAAAGAAAAACGGTGGAAGGGTGATTTCTGTGGGAACTACCAGCTGCCGTACCCTGGAGTCAGCAACCGGAGAGGACGGAATCGTGAAGGCCGGAAGCGGATGGACAGAGATCTTTATCTATCCTGGTTATAAATTCAAAGCTATCGATGGACTGATCACCAATTTCCATCTGCCGGAGTCCACGCTTCTGATGTTGGTTTCAGCCCTTGCCGGAAAAGAACATATTATGGCTGCTTACGAGGAAGCTGTGAAGGAAAGATATCGTTTCTTCAGTTTTGGAGATGCCATGATGATCGAATAA
- a CDS encoding 2-hydroxyacid dehydrogenase — protein MKILFYDTKSYDRDFFEKLLPSYPGIEIKFIEANIHEETAALAHGYDAICAFVNADLGAPVIEELHRQGVKLILMRCAGYNNVDLETTAKCGIQVARVPGYSPEAVAEHAMALALTANRHTHKAYIKCRENNFALNGLMGVNFYQKTAGIIGTGKIGQAMAKICRGFGMKVIAYDLFPNKNLDFLEYVSLDELLSTSDLISLHCPMTPETEHLINSETIAKMKDGVILVNTSRGGLIKTDDLIAGIRDHKFFAVGLDVYEEESAYVYEDMSSSILPTSTIQRLLSFPNVTMTSHQGFFTVEALTNIAETTLENAKAFMDGAEMKNLVH, from the coding sequence ATGAAAATTTTGTTTTATGACACCAAGAGCTACGATAGGGATTTTTTTGAGAAGCTGCTTCCATCTTATCCAGGTATTGAAATTAAATTCATTGAAGCAAATATCCATGAAGAAACCGCAGCTCTTGCCCACGGCTACGATGCCATCTGTGCATTTGTAAATGCAGATCTCGGCGCACCGGTCATTGAGGAGCTTCACCGCCAGGGTGTAAAACTGATCCTGATGCGCTGTGCCGGATACAATAATGTTGATCTGGAAACTACAGCAAAATGTGGGATCCAGGTGGCACGTGTTCCCGGTTATTCTCCGGAAGCAGTTGCCGAACACGCCATGGCACTGGCCCTTACCGCCAACCGGCACACCCATAAGGCATATATCAAATGCCGTGAAAATAACTTTGCACTGAACGGTCTCATGGGCGTTAACTTTTATCAGAAAACTGCCGGCATCATCGGCACCGGAAAAATCGGTCAGGCAATGGCAAAAATCTGTCGCGGCTTTGGCATGAAAGTAATTGCTTATGATCTTTTCCCTAATAAAAATCTTGACTTTCTGGAGTATGTTTCACTGGACGAACTCCTTTCCACCAGTGATCTGATCAGTCTGCACTGTCCGATGACTCCGGAAACAGAGCATCTGATCAACTCCGAAACTATTGCAAAAATGAAAGATGGTGTGATCCTTGTAAATACCTCCAGAGGTGGACTGATCAAAACAGATGATCTGATCGCAGGTATCCGTGATCACAAATTCTTCGCTGTTGGTCTGGATGTTTACGAAGAAGAATCCGCATATGTATATGAAGACATGTCAAGCAGCATTCTTCCTACTTCCACGATCCAGCGTCTTCTGTCCTTCCCAAATGTGACCATGACCTCACATCAGGGATTCTTTACGGTAGAAGCACTGACCAATATTGCGGAGACAACCCTGGAAAACGCAAAAGCTTTTATGGATGGAGCTGAAATGAAGAATCTGGTCCACTGA
- a CDS encoding KH domain-containing protein, with protein sequence MKQLVEVIAKSLVENPDEVVVTETEKDDAIVVELKVGPADMGKVIGRQGRIAKAIRTVVKAASSKSSKKVIVDILQ encoded by the coding sequence ATGAAACAACTTGTAGAAGTAATTGCAAAATCTCTTGTTGAAAATCCGGATGAAGTAGTCGTTACTGAGACTGAAAAAGACGACGCGATCGTTGTTGAACTGAAGGTCGGACCAGCCGATATGGGTAAGGTTATCGGAAGACAGGGCAGAATTGCCAAGGCAATCCGTACTGTTGTGAAAGCGGCTTCTTCAAAAAGCAGCAAAAAAGTGATTGTAGATATTCTGCAATGA
- a CDS encoding deoxyribonuclease IV — protein MVLYIGNHTSSSKGYAAMGRQMLKNGGNTFAFFTRNPRGGKAKEIDPVDVERFLKLSGENHFGKLVAHAPYTMNACAAKENLRDFAREIMADDLKRMEYTPGNYYNFHPGSHVGQGTETGIAKISEILNDVLTEEQSTIVLLETMSGKGSEVGATFQELRDIIDRVEKNNKLGVCLDTCHVWDGGYDIVHDLDGVLDEFDQVIGLSRLKAVHLNDSINGLGSHKDRHAKIGEGQIGLDALVNVVCHPALEGIPFILETPNDDEGWKREISLLRERYSMKGD, from the coding sequence ATGGTATTATATATCGGAAATCATACAAGTTCGTCCAAAGGCTATGCCGCCATGGGACGTCAGATGCTGAAAAACGGCGGAAATACGTTCGCTTTTTTTACCCGCAATCCCAGAGGAGGCAAGGCAAAAGAGATCGATCCCGTAGATGTGGAAAGATTTCTGAAGCTTTCCGGGGAAAATCATTTTGGAAAGCTGGTGGCACATGCACCGTATACCATGAATGCCTGTGCCGCAAAAGAAAATCTGAGAGATTTTGCAAGAGAGATTATGGCAGATGATCTGAAACGCATGGAATATACGCCGGGAAATTATTATAATTTTCACCCGGGCAGTCATGTAGGACAGGGAACTGAGACGGGAATTGCCAAAATTTCGGAAATCCTCAATGATGTCCTTACAGAAGAACAGAGTACGATCGTCCTTCTGGAAACCATGTCCGGCAAGGGTTCGGAAGTAGGAGCAACATTTCAGGAGCTTCGTGATATCATTGACAGGGTGGAAAAAAATAATAAACTGGGTGTTTGTCTGGATACCTGTCATGTATGGGATGGCGGTTATGACATTGTCCATGATCTGGATGGTGTTCTTGATGAGTTTGACCAGGTGATCGGCCTTTCCAGATTGAAGGCTGTTCATCTTAACGACAGTATAAATGGACTGGGCAGTCATAAGGATCGTCATGCAAAGATCGGCGAAGGTCAGATCGGCCTGGATGCACTTGTGAATGTGGTGTGCCATCCGGCTCTTGAGGGAATCCCCTTTATTCTGGAGACACCAAATGATGATGAAGGATGGAAAAGAGAAATTTCACTTTTACGAGAACGATATTCCATGAAAGGAGATTGA
- a CDS encoding ribonuclease domain-containing protein, translating to MKKFRYFILVIAGVAVMLGGCKNKEKYDESAFQDDLEPLSEDEVEAMDQNGDGEMAVADESDLEQLQDSEGAAGSGDTDGAASSDAADSQSKKKLDENGTYTDKDEVAQYIYEYGHVPSNLTAADYDNADSMLPVEEGVTYQQCSLDDAGKQKLIFTQDAKRIYYTDDDGQSFDEIY from the coding sequence ATGAAAAAGTTCAGATATTTTATTCTGGTGATTGCCGGGGTGGCGGTTATGCTGGGAGGCTGCAAAAATAAGGAAAAATATGACGAATCCGCTTTTCAGGATGACCTGGAACCTCTGAGTGAGGATGAAGTGGAAGCCATGGACCAGAATGGTGATGGTGAGATGGCAGTAGCTGATGAAAGCGACCTGGAGCAGCTGCAGGATTCTGAAGGTGCTGCAGGATCAGGAGATACAGATGGGGCCGCTTCATCGGATGCAGCAGACTCGCAGAGCAAAAAGAAACTGGATGAAAATGGCACTTATACAGATAAAGATGAAGTGGCCCAGTACATTTATGAGTATGGCCATGTACCCTCCAATCTGACTGCTGCAGACTATGATAATGCAGACAGTATGCTTCCGGTAGAGGAGGGTGTCACCTATCAGCAGTGCAGCCTTGATGATGCAGGGAAACAGAAGCTGATCTTTACTCAGGATGCAAAGCGCATTTATTACACAGACGATGACGGACAGTCTTTTGACGAGATCTATTAA
- the rimM gene encoding ribosome maturation factor RimM (Essential for efficient processing of 16S rRNA) has translation MEDLLKVGVITTTHGVRGEVKVFPTTDDAERFLDIEYVLLDTGKELRRLNIQNVKFFKNLAILKFEGIDNINDIEMYKGRELWIPREEAQELGEDEYYVADLIGMEVLLENGEKFGVLRDVMETGANDVYIVDRVDGEEILFPAIHDCVLDVDVEKNTMTVHLMKGLV, from the coding sequence ATGGAAGATTTATTAAAGGTAGGAGTTATTACAACGACCCATGGCGTCCGTGGTGAAGTAAAAGTTTTTCCAACAACGGACGACGCAGAGCGTTTTCTTGATATTGAATATGTGCTTCTGGATACAGGAAAAGAGCTTCGCAGACTGAATATTCAGAATGTAAAGTTTTTTAAAAATCTTGCGATCCTGAAGTTTGAAGGCATTGACAACATCAATGATATTGAAATGTACAAGGGCCGTGAGCTTTGGATCCCACGTGAAGAGGCACAGGAGCTTGGCGAGGACGAATATTATGTGGCGGATCTCATCGGAATGGAAGTACTTCTGGAGAATGGGGAGAAATTCGGAGTGCTCCGTGATGTGATGGAGACCGGTGCTAATGATGTTTATATTGTAGATCGTGTGGATGGCGAGGAAATTCTGTTTCCTGCGATACATGACTGTGTTCTTGATGTGGATGTTGAAAAAAATACCATGACTGTACATTTGATGAAAGGGCTTGTTTAA
- the trmD gene encoding tRNA (guanosine(37)-N1)-methyltransferase TrmD, with amino-acid sequence MNYHVLTLFPEMIENGMNTSITGRAITKGLLSLEAINIRDFAFNKHQKVDDYPYGGGAGMLMQAEPVYLSYESIAERIGRKPRVIFLTPQGKTFNQDMAKEFALEEDLVFLCGHYEGIDERVLEEIVTDYVSIGDYVLTGGELPAMVMMDSISRMVPGVLNNQESGETESFSGNLLEYPQYSRPEEWHGKKVPEVLLSGHHANVDKWRREQSIIRTAKWRPDLLPKADLTNKEWNEVRRLRKQWKEEVEK; translated from the coding sequence ATGAATTATCATGTACTTACATTGTTTCCGGAAATGATCGAGAACGGAATGAACACAAGTATTACAGGCCGTGCCATTACAAAGGGACTGTTATCACTGGAAGCGATTAATATACGGGATTTTGCATTCAATAAGCACCAGAAGGTAGATGATTATCCTTATGGCGGCGGAGCCGGAATGCTGATGCAGGCAGAGCCGGTATATCTGTCTTATGAATCCATTGCAGAACGTATTGGAAGGAAACCCCGCGTGATCTTTCTGACTCCTCAGGGAAAAACCTTCAATCAGGATATGGCAAAAGAGTTTGCCCTTGAAGAAGACCTGGTTTTCCTCTGTGGTCATTATGAGGGAATTGATGAGCGTGTTCTGGAAGAAATCGTAACAGACTATGTTTCCATTGGTGATTATGTACTTACCGGTGGAGAACTTCCAGCTATGGTCATGATGGATTCTATTTCCAGAATGGTACCAGGTGTTCTGAATAATCAGGAATCCGGTGAGACGGAATCCTTTTCCGGGAATCTTCTGGAGTATCCCCAGTACAGCCGCCCGGAGGAATGGCATGGAAAAAAGGTTCCGGAGGTGCTGCTTTCCGGACATCATGCCAATGTGGATAAATGGAGAAGAGAGCAGTCTATCATCCGTACAGCCAAATGGAGGCCGGATCTTTTACCAAAGGCTGATCTGACCAACAAAGAGTGGAACGAGGTCCGCAGGCTTCGCAAACAGTGGAAAGAGGAAGTGGAAAAATAA
- the rpsP gene encoding 30S ribosomal protein S16 codes for MAVKIRLRRMGQKKAPFYRIVVADSRCKRDGRCIAEIGTYDPNLDPSVYKIDEEAAKKWLAAGAQPTEVVAKLLKLAGIEK; via the coding sequence ATGGCAGTTAAGATCAGATTAAGAAGAATGGGACAGAAGAAAGCACCTTTCTATAGAATCGTAGTAGCAGATTCCCGCTGCAAACGTGACGGAAGATGTATCGCAGAGATCGGAACATATGATCCGAATCTTGACCCAAGCGTATACAAAATCGATGAAGAGGCAGCTAAAAAATGGCTTGCAGCTGGTGCTCAGCCTACAGAGGTAGTTGCTAAGCTTCTTAAACTTGCCGGAATCGAGAAATAA